A window of the Drosophila simulans strain w501 chromosome 2L, Prin_Dsim_3.1, whole genome shotgun sequence genome harbors these coding sequences:
- the LOC6730860 gene encoding polypeptide N-acetylgalactosaminyltransferase 2, which translates to MRRNIKLIVFVSIIWMFVMVYYFQSSTEKVENRALRLREVATAMQQYQDDSSSAAAASTARQWAPAGGGAGPGAAAGAAGSGADDPGGNVILIGSVKDFERNAVHGLKLNGIVALEETSQGLSGGTGGPGGRLPVAPSGRGTEVEYFNEAGYIRAGALRNGEDPYIRNRFNQEASDALPSNRDIPDTRNPMCRTKKYREDLPETSVIITFHNEARSTLLRTIVSVLNRSPEHLIREIVLVDDYSDHPEDGLELAKIDKVRVIRNDKREGLVRSRVKGADAAVSSVLTFLDSHVECNEMWLEPLLERVREDPTRVVCPVIDVISMDNFQYIGASADLRGGFDWNLIFKWEYLSPSERAMRHNDPTTAIRTPMIAGGLFVIDKAYFNKLGKYDMKMDVWGGENLEISFRVWQCGGSLEIIPCSRVGHVFRKRHPYTFPGGSGNVFARNTRRAAEVWMDDYKQHYYNAVPLAKNIPFGNIDDRLALKEKLHCKPFKWYLENVYPDLQAPDPQEVGQFRQDSTECLDTMGHLIDGTVGIFPCHNTGGNQEWAFTKRGEIKHDDLCLTLVTFARGSQVVLKACDDSENQRWIMREGGLVRHYKINVCLDSRDQSQQGVSAQHCNSALGTQRWSFGKYA; encoded by the exons ATGCGTCGCAACATCAAGCTGATTGTATTCGTGAGCATCATTTGGATGTTCGTGATGGTCTACTACTTCCAGTCCAGCACAGAAAAG GTGGAAAATCGAGCGCTGCGGCTACGTGAGGTGGCCACCGCCATGCAGCAGTACCAGGACGACTCCTCCTCGGCGgccgccgcctccaccgccCGCCAGTGGGCACCAGCCGGCGGAGGAGCGGGTCCGGGAGCGGCGGCGGGTGCAGCTGGCAGCGGGGCCGACGATCCCGGTGGCAATGTCATCCTAATCGGCTCGGTAAAGGACTTCGAGCGCAATGCGGTCCACGGCCTCAAGTTGAACGGGATTGTGGCTCTGGAGGAGACATCGCAG GGCCTCAGTGGAGGAACAGGTGGACCTGGTGGGCGCTTGCCAGTGGCTCCCAGTGGTCGTGGCACCGAGGTTGAGTACTTCAATGAGGCGGGCTACATTCGGGCGGGTGCTCTACGCAATGGCGAAGATCCCTATATAAGGAATCGTTTCAATCAGGAGGCCAGCGATGCTCTGCCCAGCAATCGGGATATACCCGACACCAGAAATCCCAT GTGCCGAACCAAGAAGTACCGCGAAGATCTGCCCGAGACGAGTGTCATCATTACCTTCCACAACGAGGCGAGGTCCACTTTGCTGCGAACCATTGTGAGTGTCCTGAACCGCAGTCCCGAGCATTTGATACGCGAAATCGTCCTGGTAGATGACTACAGTGATCATC CTGAGGATGGTCTGGAGCTGGCGAAGATCGACAAGGTGCGAGTGATCCGCAACGACAAGCGCGAGGGTCTGGTGAGGTCCAGGGTGAAGGGCGCGGATGCGGCCGTGAGTAGTGTCCTGACCTTCTTGGACAGCCACGTGGAGTGCAACGAGATGTGGCTGGAGCCTCTGCTGGAACGCGTTCGCGAGGATCCCACCCGCGTCGTGTGCCCCGTGATCGATGTGATTAGCATGGACAACTTCCAGTATATCGGCGCCTCGGCCGATCTGCGCGGCGGCTTCGACTGGAACCTGATTTTCAAGTGGGAGTACCTCAGTCCATCGGAGCGGGCGATGCGCCACAACGACCCCACCACGGCCATCCGGACACCGATGATCGCCGGCGGGCTGTTCGTCATCGATAAGGCGTACTTCAACAAACTGGGCAAGTACGACATGAAGATGGACGTGTGGGGCGGCGAGAATCTGGAGATCTCGTTCCGCGTGTGGCAGTGCGGCGGCAGCCTGGAAATCATACCCTGCAGCCGGGTGGGTCACGTATTCCGCAAAAGGCATCCGTACACCTTCCCCGGCGGAAGCGGCAACGTCTTCGCACGGAATACACGACGTGCGGCGGAGGTCTGGATGGATGACTACAAGCAGCATTACTACAACGCCGTGCCACTCGCCAAGAACATTCCCTTCGGCAA CATTGATGACCGTCTGGCTTTGAAGGAGAAATTGCATTGCAAGCCGTTCAAATGGTATCTGGAGAATGTCTATCCCGACCTGCAGGCACCCGACCCACAGGAGGTTGGCCAATTCCGACAGGATAGCACCGAGTGCTTGGACACAATGGGCCACTTAATCGACGGCACTGTGG GAATTTTCCCTTGCCACAACACCGGCGGCAATCAGGAGTGGGCCTTCACGAAACGCGGCGAGATCAAGCACGACGACCTCTGCCTGACCCTGGTCACCTTCGCGCGGGGGTCACAGGTGGTCCTGAAGGCGTGCGATGACTCGGAGAACCAGCGGTGGATCATGCGGGAGGGCGGACTGGTGCGGCACTACAAGATCAACGTGTGCCTGGACTCCAGGGATCAGTCGCAGCAGGGCGTGAGTGCGCAGCACTGCAACTCGGCACTGGGAACGCAGAGATGGTCCTTCGGGAAGTACGCGTGA
- the LOC6730861 gene encoding uncharacterized protein LOC6730861: MASKDLTLKSDYSACSVIDDIISKSLPSQSVPRAHKRSTRISFRSLTRIIMTLIGNLKKATSFHEVKDIDYWRNLAESRSEVNNRYERLIKAQQNRIHTMETRLHTMINLARETQKMLAEIGAEKRASEERGHGEHAD; the protein is encoded by the coding sequence ATGGCTTCCAAGGACCTGACCCTGAAGTCGGACTATTCCGCCTGTTCTGTTATCGATGACATTATATCCAAGTCGCTGCCATCCCAGTCAGTTCCAAGGGCACACAAGAGATCAACTCGCATCTCCTTTCGATCCCTGACCAGAATTATAATGACTCTGATCGGAAACCTCAAGAAGGCAACATCATTTCATGAGGTGAAGGACATAGATTACTGGCGTAATCTGGCCGAGTCCCGTTCGGAGGTCAACAATCGCTATGAGAGGCTTATCAAAGCCCAGCAAAATCGGATCCATACCATGGAGACCAGGCTCCACACCATGATCAACTTGGCCCGCGAGACACAGAAAATGCTGGCCGAGATTGGGGCCGAGAAACGGGCCAGCGAGGAACGTGGCCATGGCGAGCACGCCGACTAG